One Hippoglossus stenolepis isolate QCI-W04-F060 chromosome 9, HSTE1.2, whole genome shotgun sequence genomic region harbors:
- the tor2a gene encoding prosalusin yields MLVVRCALVVFLCNPVCGVFQKLYCAISESCDCDFRPRIRDLEWDLYKNVYGQHLAQDIVSEAVDGFLQNKSPDRPLVLSFHGSSGTGKTLVSSMLGNHLYGSAMSSPFVHQFVPTLHFPMPQRVNEYREALKLWVQGNLTECARSIFLFDEMEKMPSGLIDVLEPFLGPSHIVFRTNYRKAIYIFISTTGEEVINKLSVENRQAGRDREEIRLSDLQDAIAQSVYNNTSSGFFNSSIIQQKLITRFVPFLPLSRRHIERCVRSQLCQQGRCGRSDVVEAVGGDMIYTPAPGQYFSTTGCKAVSAKINMFL; encoded by the exons ATGTTGGTCGTCCGCTGTGCGCTGGTTGTATTCCTCTGCAACCCGGTGTGCGGAGTTTTCCAGAAACTCTACTGCGCCATTTCAGAGAGCTGCGACTGCGACTTCCGACCGCGCATCAGAG ACTTAGAGTGGGACCTCTACAAGAATGTCTACGGACAACACCTGGCCCAGGACATCGTGTCAGAGGCGGTGGACGGGTTCCTCCAGAATAAAAGCcccgatcgccccctggtgctGTCCTTCCACGGCTCCTCTGGGACAGGGAAGACACTGGTCAGCTCCATGCTGGGAAATCATCTGTATGGCTCAGCTATGAGCAGCCCATTTGTCCACCAGTTTGTCCCAACGCTGCACTTCCCGATGCCGCAGCGGGTCAATGAGTACAGG GAGGCGTTGAAGCTCTGGGTGCAGGGGAACCTGACGGAGTGCGCGCGCTCCATCTTCCTTTTTGACGAGATGGAGAAGATGCCTTCAGGCCTCATCGACGTCCTGGAGCCCTTCCTGGGTCCTTCTCACATTGTGTTTCGCACCAATTACCGCAAGGCCATCTACATCTTCATCAG caccacaggagaggaggtgaTAAACAAGCTGAGTGTGGAGAACCGTCAGGCTGGACGGGACCGAGAGGAGATCAGGTTGTCCGACCTGCAGGACGCCATCGCACAGTCGGTCTACAACAACACCTCAA GCGGCTTCTTCAACTCCAGCATCATCCAGCAGAAGCTCATCACCCGCTTCGTTCCCTTCCTGCCGCTGAGCCGCCGCCACATCGAGCGCTGCGTCCGCTCGCAGCTCTGCCAGCAGGGCCGGTGTGGCCGCAGTGACGTGGTGGAGGCAGTGGGGGGCGACATGATTTACACTCCCGCTCCAGGACAATACTTCTCCACCACCGGCTGTAAGGCCGTCTCCGCCAAAATCAACATGTTCCTGTGA